Part of the Trichoderma asperellum chromosome 1, complete sequence genome is shown below.
TAGATCTATGGTGGGGTGGACTGAGGTAGCGGAGTGGTTggagaaattaaaaaacacTTTCACGCCTGGACTTTCGTGCAGCTTTCACATTGGGCTTTTGGTGTTGTTAACTCGACATTGAATCtctaaaagaaaatagcatTCAATGATATGTTTTGGTATAAACTTTTGTGCAAAGTGGCAATGGGACGCTGATATATGGAATTGGAAATAGATACTATAGGCACTTATTGTATAAATACTCTGAGTGAGGCACCAGTGTTATGACCTACCAGTATAACTAAACCCTTTTGAGAGTATCATGCAAGAAGAGAATACTATGGTCATGTCACATTAATGTCTAGTGATTATATTGCATCAGGGCCATGTATCAGGGAACAATTGAAGATTCGGCGTTGCGCTTCACTCAAGATCGCAGCTCAATGCCAACCTTGAAGGCCCCGCTAGAGTCAATCAACTGAATCTTTCAGCCATTATGGCCGCCGCTAACTTTAGCCATGCTAGGACCGATCTAGAGCCTATTTCAGATGATAGTGGCTACTATCCAGCACTCCAAGGTATCCGAGCAAGTCATAcatagaagagagagaaaatacaTTTACTTCCAAATTATATTATGaacttctcttttttttttttttttttttttttttcttttctttcaaaatGCAACCAAATTTGAGAAACAATTGGTATATGCATCTTCAGACATCTCATCTGCCGCTCCCTGTCAGACAGTTGGAGCTTAGTCAGGCGAAGTTATGTATGCACGTGCGGTTGCCGTAACAACGTTAGACCGCAACAACGGCAGCTGAAGTGCCCCGTTGCTGCCACAGCCCCCGTCCAACGAACTCTCCTCTCTGATATCAGGAATAACTCAACGTCGAGGAAGGGCGCCTGTTTAATTGTTACTACAGAGCCGAGTCACCAAGATATGGCGAACAAAATGTCCACGCGCGTGCTGGAGTCGCGGTTCGAGCACATGACTGTTCAAGACGAGAACGATGTCGGCGAAAGTTCGAAGCTCTataccaaggccaaggtAGGATGACAATCCTGCTCACTGCTTGGCTTTCAATAAGATTAACATGAGTCTAGGTGACAACGGCATCAAGCACTAACCGGCCAAACCTTTACAAAGTAGCACTTCAGTCGCAAAGTAATAATGCTGTTGCATCCGCTCTCCCTTCGCAAGCGGTCCCTAGGAAACCTATGAATCCcgcttcaccaccaccggtCAGAAAGCCTCTCCCTTCTACCACATCGCGGGTGAAGGAggatagagagaaagaaagggaaagtgagaaagaaaaggaaaaggtgAAAGTTACCGTTACCGAGAAGGAGATCGATGACACCAAGGTAGCTCTTACGGAGCAGCCGAGTATGCCCAAGCAATTCCATCTGGGAATGTTTGAGATTGGGCGGCCACTGGGCAAGGGCAAGTTTGGTCGAGTATATCTTGCCAGAGAGCGGACTAGCGGATTTATTTGCGCGCTGAAGGTGCTGCACAAAAGTGAGCTGCAGGCCGGCGGCGGTGTCGAGAAGCAAGTTAGGCGAGAAATCGAGATCCAGAGCAACCTGCGACATCCGAATATCTTACAGCTTTACGGCCATTTCCACGACAGCAAACGGGTCTTCCTGATTCTTGAGTTTGCTGGCAAGGGAGAGTTGTACAAGCACTTGCGGAAGGAGACCAAATTCCCAGAGTGGAAAGCAGCTCAGTACGTCGCCCAGATGGCCTCTGCACTACGATATCTTCACAGAAAGCACGTTATCCACCGCGACATCAAGCCTGAGAACATTCTCGTCGGCATTCATGGAGAAATCAAGATTTCAGACTTTGGCTGGAGTGTGCATGCCCCAAACAATAGACGCAAAACCTTGTGCGGTACGCTCGACTATCTCCCCCCGGAGATGATCAAGCCTGGGTCTTCGGACAATTACTACAATGAAAAGGTCGACTTGTGGAGTCTGGGTGTGTTGACATACGAATTTCTTGTCGGCGAAGCTCCTTTTGAGGATACTCCCGTCATGACGCAGCGAAGGATTGCTCGTGCAGATATGCAAATTCCCAAATTTGTTAGCGCCGAAGCTGCTGATCTTATCAAAAGAGTAAGTCATCAGTTCCCGATATGAAGAAGAGTAACGAATCAGCTAACAAGTTAATCAAAGCTCTTGGTTCTTGACCCTGAGAAGAGAATCCCCCTTGATGAGGTACAGAACCACCCTTGGATCATCAAGCACTGCGTAAAGGGTGAAAGAGCTGCCAACCGTGAGAAGAGCTCTTGATCTTCCAGGCATACGAGATATGCAATCTTTTGTCGCTTTTTTAACGACCTTATTGTTCTTGGAGTTGATTTTGTAATTTTCGAACTGGTATGTTGTCTTGCATAGAGAGGAGTCAAGGGcgttttcattctttttttttttttttttttttcaccatTCTTTGGACGGTTACTTGGGAACAGTTTAGCGATTCAGTGAaatgttttgtttttggggGTATCTTTTAATAGTATTGAGAGTTAAAGTTGAGTGTCATGAGCGGAGCTGCGCTAGAGCTAGACGGTATCGTACATCATAAAGTCTATATTTACAAGGCATTCGAATTTACCTATATACCTCATCAAAAGGCCTGGTATCTGAGAAACATGAATCCCAGACTTCATTGACCACTTTGGTCGCTTGTACATCGTCTTTACACCTCGGTCGAGCCATGACGGATCTGATGGCTCTTGCGCGAACGCAGTTCTGAAACTGTTGGGTTAAAGACCAGTTGCCTCGGGTTAAGGCTTCTCTCGTCCAACGACATTCTCCACTGAGCATTGATGCGCGAATCTGTAGTTTTGACTAACGTTAGCCACAGGCCAATTCGCCGATTGACGGCTCTCATTCCCCGGCACAAATATCTTTCGCGTATAAAGAACTGACCTCCGTGCATGCAGCATGCTTCAAATCTTTATCTCCCATCCAGTCCACTTTCCATCGCAGATGGTCCCACGCATGCACCATTTCATGCGCTAGAGTGTCTTCCAAGTGTTTGCGATCGCGGATCTCGTTTGCGCAAATCAGGATGCCGTGGTTCGGGCTGAACCCTCCGGACTGTCGGTGCACCTGCCCATCCTCTTCCAGCCGCGCGGGACACCGTCGACATAAAACGTTTGAGGCATCCAGATTTCCGTTCAAGTCTTTGATCTTCCCGGACAGGAAGCGTACAACGGGCGAGTATGTGAACAGCCAGTCGCGGTACTCGTCGCATCGCTTGCAGTCTCGCTCCTCGTGGACTTTGTACCGCCATTCACGGTAGTGGAACAGGCCCTCGGGGGTCATCTGGCCGGAAAGAATTCGGAAATAGTTCATCCACCATTTCATCTGCGGGTCGAAACCGGTTCGGGCTGGGTCGTTGACGACTTCTTTGGGTGGTTTCGGTATCGCGGAATCACCAGCCGGAGCTGATGGGGTTGGCGCTGCGCCGGGGGCCATGGCTGCGAGGTGTGTCTACTGATAACAAAAAGGTATGTCAATTCAGGGCCGTCTACAACGTCGTCTCCCTGTTTTCTCGTAGTATGCGTAGTGGCACGGATTGGATGGGGGAATGTATTGGATTAGGTGATGGTAGTGCCTCACTTGATACAAGCTCTCGTCGTTCGTAGTGCTAGTACATAATTCTGCCGCATAGAATCGACAAAGTGCAGGGCGGTGAGAGTGGTTTTTCTCACTAGGAGAGCCATTCTGCTCCGTTGATGGCCTAGCTTATCTTATCGTAAGCTGTAAGAGGGAAAACTCCAAATTTGGATCTTGGGCTGCTCCGAAAAGCGGGACGGAGCATGACTGCAAGGGAACTATTCGGATTGAAACAACTAGAAAGGGCGCGCCTCTGCGATTGAGTGACGATCCCTTCTACATATGCGGCTTTCATCCCACCGGATGTCCCAACTCTCAATTCAATGAACTGACCGGGAAATTTTCTGAAGCCAATTAGCTTCGTCGAATAGAGCTACCATCGCATAAATCGTGACAGGGGAGCTGGCAAAGATGTCTGGCGATATCACTCCGAGTAAGCCAAATGACGGATTTTGTGTCTCATTGCGTTGACAGCGGTGGATGTCCAAGACGCCCAGCTGCATTTGTATTTATATTTCACGACGCTTGCTCGCCCTCCCTTTTATTCCCTCTTCAGATTCGTACTTTTCGTCTGCtacctttgtttttttttttttttcctttttcataTTCAAGTTTATGTGCTAGCTCAATTGGCTAACATTTGCATCTTCCCTTCTTACAAGACGACGGCCTATCGGCTATGAGGAAGTCAAAGCCTTTGACTGTTGTTATCAAGCTGGGTGAGTGCGAAACATGAATTTGCACGCTGAGCAATGTAGAAAGGCACTTCTCTCTAACACGGCCATGAATAAAGGCACGAGCTCAATTGTCGACGAAACAACTCACGAGCCTCTGCTGCCAATCTTGACCCTGATTGTGGACACGGCCGTCAAGCTGCGAAAGGATGGCCATAGAGTGGTCATTGTCTCTTCAGGAGCCATTGGTGTCGGCCTTCGACGAATGGACGTAGCCAAACGTCCAAAGCATCTGGCTCAATTACAGGCAAGTTTGCTCCGTTGCAGGCCCAATCTCAGCTTGACATTCTAACATTGGTGCGCCATCCATAGGCCTTGGCAGCAATCGGTCAGTGCCGGCTGATTAGTCTCTGGGACAGCTTGTTTGCCCACCTGGCGCAGCCTGTGGCACAGATTCTGCTCACACGAAATGATATTGCTGATGTATGATTCATGACAATCAATCCGGAGTGGTATTTTGAGCTAATCATGAtcaatgctttttttcttgcttagCGAACACGATATCTCAATGCTCAGAGCACATTCAACGAGTTATTAGACATGGGAGTCATCCCAATTGTAAACGAAAACGACACCCTGGCAGTTTCCGAAATCAAATTTGGCGATAATGATACCCTTTCAGCGATTACAGCGGCTATGATACACGCAGACCTCTTGTTCCTCATGACAGATGTCGATTGTTTATACGATAAGAACCCGAGAAGTCATCCCGATGCTAAACCCATTGAAATTGTGGAAGATATTTCAGCCCTTGAGGCAGATGGTATGTCGTACTTTCATAAATTCGCCAAGGATATCTCactaagttataataaaaatagtctCAAGCGCTGGGTCGGCCCTAGGCACAGGAGGTATGAGTACAAAGATCATCGCCGCACGACTCGGGACGTCGGCGGGTGTAACGACAATCATCACCAGGTCATCGAATCCCGGAAACGTCTTGAACATTGTTCGTTACCTCCAGCCATCGAGATCGGCATCATCCATGTCGCTAAACCTCCTGGCCGCATCggaaaataaagaagggaAGCCAGCTCCGCCATTACACACGAGATTTTTGGCTTCAAACGATCCAATTCGGGATCGCCATTTTTGGCTCCTCCACACTCCGAATCCCCATGGCACACTATACATCGACGAAGGTGCCCACAAGGCCCTTCTTACCAAGGCCGGTTTACTACCCGTTGGCGTGGTAGATGTCGAGGGCAACTTTGCCCAGCAAGAAGTCGTCCGGCTTGTCGTCGTCACCCGAAAATCCAACCCGGGCCCAGACGGAAAGCGCTGGGAAGGCGTGAGACAAGAAATCGGACGAGCTCTCGTCAACTATGCCGCGCCCGAAATCTCGAGAATCTTGGGCCATCAAAGCACGGAAATTAGAGGCATTCTGGGCTATGCGGATAGCGAGTATGTGGCCCATCGCTCTCATATTAGCATTTTTAGGGCAGAAAGCAGGTCTGCGACTCCAACAAGAGAGCTGCGCTGAGGTTGAGCTGATAAAGGGGGCTATCATGAGGATTTTTAAAGACGGATATACGAGTTTGATGAAAGACACAAAAGAATATTTGAATGGTGTTTCAATCGTCAGGAATTAGGGACAGGTTTGTAGATGCATAGCATTTGATATTTCAACCTACTCTACTTTTATATGTAGGCCCTTGCACTCAACGAGGGGTTTAGCAGAATTTGATTTGGAAACAAGATGATTATATCTCGataattttctttctggATAATAATGCGACTCGTTTTATTTCCTAGGACATATAAAAACCAGCAGGCCACTCGAACCTTGTACTTACTAGGCCTACCTGTTACCTACATGCAGATTACACGTAAGGCTGGAGTCAAACGGTCTGCCCCGCCGCAGCACAGGGTCGCTGCCGCTATAGGCTGACGTGCAAGGGCACTGAGGGGCGGCCGAAGCCGGGCGCTGTAGAGTCAATCGGCCACTACAGATCTTTGGTGGGCCTCTGGCCGGCTGGAGTCACAGGCGGCGCACACAACTTTTGTCTAGATGTTTCTCCAAGTTCTTTTCTGCCCAACCCCACCATACCTAGCCAGAGGAAACCAGTGCGGCCTGAGTTTTTGTGACTCGACTCGCGCCCTCATCCTCGACCAACTTAAAAACCCTGGTGGATGAAGCCAATCCGTCTGCTGCTCCCCTCTCCAGCAACTCTCGCCCGCCTCACATTTGCCCCGCGTGTGACCCGGCCTGCTGCAGCGATCAGTCGTCGCAACTTTTCTGTTTCGCGAAAGCTTTGCGCATTCCAGCCTCTCAAGCCGCAGAATCCCCCCAAGACCGGCGCCATGTCTTCATCCGCTACGACGCTCAAGGGCCAGCCCCTCGACAAGGTGGTCCTCGATGCCATGCTGCGACGGCGCATGTTCTACACCCCCTCCTTTGAGATCTACGGAGGAGTTGGTGGTCTCTACGACTACGGCCCGCCAGGCTGCGCTCTTCAAGCCAACATTATCGATCTGTGGAGGAAACACTTTGTCCTTGAGGAGGACATGCTGGAAGTCGACTGCACTGCGCTGACTC
Proteins encoded:
- the ARK1 gene encoding Serine/threonine-protein kinase ark1, with amino-acid sequence MANKMSTRVLESRFEHMTVQDENDVGESSKLYTKAKVTTASSTNRPNLYKVALQSQSNNAVASALPSQAVPRKPMNPASPPPVRKPLPSTTSRVKEDREKERESEKEKEKVKVTVTEKEIDDTKVALTEQPSMPKQFHLGMFEIGRPLGKGKFGRVYLARERTSGFICALKVLHKSELQAGGGVEKQVRREIEIQSNLRHPNILQLYGHFHDSKRVFLILEFAGKGELYKHLRKETKFPEWKAAQYVAQMASALRYLHRKHVIHRDIKPENILVGIHGEIKISDFGWSVHAPNNRRKTLCGTLDYLPPEMIKPGSSDNYYNEKVDLWSLGVLTYEFLVGEAPFEDTPVMTQRRIARADMQIPKFVSAEAADLIKRLLVLDPEKRIPLDEVQNHPWIIKHCVKGERAANREKSS
- the ATP23 gene encoding Mitochondrial inner membrane protease atp23 (BUSCO:EOG092D42VQ~MEROPS:MER0127117) codes for the protein MAPGAAPTPSAPAGDSAIPKPPKEVVNDPARTGFDPQMKWWMNYFRILSGQMTPEGLFHYREWRYKVHEERDCKRCDEYRDWLFTYSPVVRFLSGKIKDLNGNLDASNVLCRRCPARLEEDGQVHRQSGGFSPNHGILICANEIRDRKHLEDTLAHEMVHAWDHLRWKVDWMGDKDLKHAACTEIRASMLSGECRWTREALTRGNWSLTQQFQNCVRARAIRSVMARPRCKDDVQATKVVNEVWDSCFSDTRPFDEVYR